One genomic window of Hyphomicrobiales bacterium includes the following:
- the pseI gene encoding pseudaminic acid synthase — MSDKPLIVAELSANHNGRIDRALRLVEAAKASGADAIKLQAYRAESLTIDHDGPGFVISGGIWDGRKLIDLYREAETTPDMLAAIFAHARTIGIPCFSSVFDREAVDFIEQFDPPAYKIASFEITDIPLIRYAASKGRPLIISTGMASSEDINEARIASVAAPERTLLHCISSYPSDPGTADLGRMAGIGKLFGLPTGLSDHTLSVTLPAVAVGLGATVIEKHLTLDRSDGGPDAAFSLEPHEFKAMVVNCREAWAAIQKPAAVPMPHRDLRRSLYVVADIAAGEILTADNIRSIRPGHGLHPREWDRVIGKPAVRDLKRGLPLALVDIDCGNDRREVREAVGMGRLVAR; from the coding sequence ATGAGCGATAAGCCCCTCATCGTCGCCGAGCTTTCGGCCAACCACAACGGCCGCATCGATCGCGCGCTTCGGCTGGTCGAGGCAGCTAAGGCCAGTGGCGCCGATGCGATCAAGCTACAGGCGTACCGCGCCGAGTCGCTCACCATCGATCACGACGGGCCGGGCTTCGTCATCTCGGGCGGCATCTGGGACGGGCGGAAGCTGATCGATCTCTACCGCGAGGCCGAAACCACGCCGGACATGCTGGCCGCGATCTTCGCGCACGCCCGGACCATCGGCATTCCGTGCTTCAGTTCGGTGTTCGACCGGGAGGCCGTCGACTTCATCGAGCAATTCGATCCGCCGGCCTACAAGATTGCATCGTTCGAGATCACCGACATTCCGCTGATCCGGTACGCGGCATCGAAGGGCCGGCCCCTCATCATCTCGACCGGCATGGCGAGTTCCGAGGATATCAACGAGGCGCGCATCGCCAGTGTCGCGGCCCCGGAGCGCACGTTGCTGCATTGCATTTCGTCTTACCCGAGCGATCCAGGAACGGCGGACCTCGGGCGGATGGCCGGTATCGGCAAGCTCTTCGGACTGCCGACCGGCCTTTCCGACCATACCCTGTCGGTGACGCTGCCGGCGGTTGCCGTCGGACTCGGCGCCACCGTCATCGAGAAGCACCTGACGCTGGACCGGAGCGACGGCGGTCCGGACGCGGCCTTCAGTCTTGAGCCGCACGAATTCAAGGCGATGGTTGTCAACTGCCGTGAGGCGTGGGCTGCTATCCAGAAACCGGCGGCGGTTCCGATGCCGCACCGCGATCTCCGGCGCTCGCTCTACGTGGTTGCCGATATTGCCGCAGGTGAAATCCTGACGGCCGACAACATCCGCTCGATCCGTCCGGGCCACGGGCTGCATCCGCGCGAGTGGGACCGGGTGATCGGCAAGCCTGCGGTGCGCGATCTGAAACGCGGCCTGCCGTTGGCTCTGGTCGATATCGACTGTGGCAATGACCGTCGCGAAGTCCGCGAAGCCGTCGGCATGGGCCGGTTGGTCGCGCGGTAG
- a CDS encoding SDR family NAD(P)-dependent oxidoreductase, protein MFGSVLITGGSGSLGNALARRLLAVEKPERIIVFSRGEHAQEAMARALKPIDPDGRMRFLLGDVRDVQRLELAMRGVDTVIHAAALKSVPKCEVDPSEAIKTNVLGADNVVHAALRAEVERVVGISSDKGCSPNTLYGSTKLCAERLFTAAGVYAGAYGPKFAACRYGNVSGSQGSVIPLWRQMIAAGRPTVPITDPEATRYWLLMAEAVDLVMWTLREMRGGEVVVPEMPAYRVGDLADAVGARGYTVGLRPAEKLHEAIVNEHEARSFVKIGNYWVANAQPEKPAPILSGALTSDKARRLSVEELKGLLATMDSAKERIAA, encoded by the coding sequence ATGTTCGGGTCTGTGCTGATTACCGGAGGATCTGGCTCGCTTGGAAATGCCCTCGCGCGTCGCCTTCTTGCCGTCGAAAAGCCCGAGCGCATCATCGTCTTTTCGCGCGGCGAGCACGCGCAGGAAGCCATGGCGCGGGCGCTGAAGCCGATCGATCCTGACGGACGCATGCGATTTCTGCTTGGCGATGTGAGGGATGTCCAACGCCTAGAACTGGCGATGCGGGGAGTCGATACCGTCATCCATGCGGCGGCACTCAAGAGTGTGCCCAAATGCGAGGTTGATCCGTCCGAGGCGATCAAGACCAATGTTCTTGGCGCCGACAACGTCGTGCATGCCGCGCTAAGGGCGGAGGTCGAGAGAGTCGTCGGTATTTCATCCGATAAGGGCTGTTCACCAAATACGCTGTACGGAAGCACCAAGCTGTGCGCCGAACGGCTCTTCACTGCGGCGGGTGTCTATGCCGGTGCGTATGGCCCCAAGTTCGCCGCTTGTCGCTACGGAAATGTTTCGGGAAGCCAAGGCAGTGTGATCCCGCTTTGGCGCCAGATGATTGCAGCTGGCCGACCGACGGTTCCCATCACCGATCCGGAGGCGACGCGGTATTGGCTTCTGATGGCGGAAGCTGTTGATCTCGTCATGTGGACGCTTCGCGAGATGAGAGGCGGGGAAGTCGTGGTGCCAGAGATGCCAGCCTATCGCGTTGGCGACTTGGCTGACGCCGTAGGAGCGAGGGGGTACACCGTAGGGCTTCGCCCCGCCGAAAAACTGCACGAGGCTATCGTCAACGAGCATGAAGCGCGATCGTTTGTGAAGATCGGAAACTACTGGGTCGCAAATGCGCAGCCCGAGAAGCCTGCCCCAATCCTGTCTGGCGCTCTTACGAGCGATAAGGCACGTCGGCTGTCTGTTGAGGAGTTGAAGGGCCTGTTGGCAACCATGGACTCAGCCAAAGAGCGCATAGCAGCATGA
- a CDS encoding DegT/DnrJ/EryC1/StrS family aminotransferase, with amino-acid sequence MNPFAVVRDFEKALAEYCGAPDAVATTSCTMALLMALAWFLEQRGAGEVTIPKLTYVGVGMSVLNSGHRIAFRDEDWRGEYQCAPLPLWDSARRLTSGMYRAGAMQCLSFHWTKHLSIGQGGAVLLDDPEAAAWLKRARFDGRTEGVAPKDDVFDMIGWHAYLMPRDAAEGLTRLALLPRHNDDLPWSDYPDLSQAPVFR; translated from the coding sequence ATGAACCCGTTCGCCGTGGTCCGCGACTTCGAAAAGGCGCTTGCCGAGTATTGCGGCGCCCCGGACGCCGTGGCGACAACGTCCTGCACCATGGCGCTGTTGATGGCGCTGGCGTGGTTCCTGGAGCAGCGCGGCGCGGGTGAGGTGACGATTCCGAAGCTGACCTACGTCGGCGTCGGCATGTCCGTCCTGAACTCCGGGCACCGGATCGCCTTTCGCGATGAAGACTGGCGCGGCGAATACCAGTGCGCCCCGTTGCCGCTGTGGGATTCGGCCCGGAGACTGACATCGGGCATGTACCGGGCCGGTGCCATGCAGTGTCTGTCGTTCCACTGGACCAAGCATCTGTCGATCGGTCAGGGCGGCGCCGTCCTGCTGGATGATCCGGAAGCGGCGGCGTGGCTGAAGCGCGCGCGCTTCGACGGAAGAACGGAAGGCGTGGCTCCGAAGGATGACGTGTTCGACATGATCGGCTGGCATGCGTACCTTATGCCGAGAGATGCGGCCGAGGGTCTGACCAGACTGGCGCTTTTGCCCCGCCACAACGACGATCTGCCGTGGTCGGATTATCCCGATCTATCTCAGGCTCCTGTGTTTCGGTAG